A stretch of the Streptomyces sp. NBC_00078 genome encodes the following:
- a CDS encoding MaoC family dehydratase, whose product MQFGRTYEEFEVGATYKHWPGKTVTEYDDHLFCLLTMNHHPLHMDSNYAEKTTDFGKNVVVGNYIYSLLLGMSVPDVSGKAIANLEIESLRHVAPTFHGDTVYGQTTVLDKWPSKSKNDRGIVYVETKGYKQDGTLVCVFRRKVMVPTETYIKERGGEQPGRPELTAPAEKNTEK is encoded by the coding sequence ATGCAGTTCGGACGCACCTATGAGGAGTTCGAGGTCGGGGCGACGTACAAGCACTGGCCGGGCAAGACGGTCACGGAGTACGACGACCACCTGTTCTGTCTCCTCACCATGAACCATCACCCGCTCCACATGGACTCCAACTATGCGGAGAAGACGACGGACTTCGGCAAGAACGTCGTCGTCGGGAACTACATCTACTCCCTGCTGCTCGGCATGTCCGTCCCGGACGTCTCCGGCAAGGCGATCGCCAACCTGGAGATCGAGTCGCTCAGGCACGTGGCGCCGACCTTCCACGGCGACACGGTCTACGGCCAGACGACCGTGCTCGACAAGTGGCCGTCCAAGTCGAAGAACGACCGCGGCATCGTCTACGTCGAGACCAAGGGCTACAAGCAGGACGGCACGCTGGTCTGCGTGTTCCGCCGCAAGGTGATGGTGCCGACCGAGACGTACATCAAGGAGCGCGGCGGCGAGCAGCCCGGCCGCCCCGAGCTGACCGCACCTGCGGAAAAGAACACGGAGAAGTAG
- a CDS encoding acyl-CoA dehydrogenase family protein — protein MARLAQTAGLTDIQQEILSTVRDFVDKEIIPVATELEHRDEYPQQIVDGLKELGLFGLMIPEEYGGLGESLLTYALCVEEIARGWMSVSGIINTHFIVAYMLKQHGTQEQKDHFLPRMAAGDIRGAFSMSEPGLGSDVSAITSKAVKDGDEYVLNGQKMWLTNGGTSSLVAVLVRSDEGHSPEEAAAKPHKSMTTFLIEKEPGFGEVRPGLTIPGKIDKMGYKGVDTTELIMDGLRIPADRVLGGVTGRGFYQMMDGVEVGRVNVAARGCGVAQRAFELGVRYAQQRHTFGKPIAQHQAIQFKLAEMATKVEAAHAMMVNAARKKDSGERNDLEAGMAKYLASEYCKEVVEDAFRIHGGYGFSKEYEIERLYREAPMLLIGEGTAEIQKMIIGRRLLEEYRFQG, from the coding sequence ATGGCGCGACTCGCCCAGACCGCCGGTCTGACCGACATCCAGCAGGAGATCCTCTCCACCGTCCGCGACTTCGTGGACAAGGAGATCATCCCGGTCGCCACCGAGCTGGAGCACCGCGACGAGTACCCGCAGCAGATCGTCGACGGTCTCAAGGAGTTGGGTCTGTTCGGCCTGATGATCCCCGAGGAGTACGGGGGTCTGGGCGAGTCGCTCCTCACCTACGCCCTGTGCGTCGAGGAGATCGCCCGTGGCTGGATGTCGGTGTCCGGCATCATCAACACCCACTTCATCGTGGCGTACATGCTCAAGCAGCACGGCACGCAGGAGCAGAAGGACCACTTCCTGCCGCGCATGGCGGCCGGCGACATCCGCGGCGCCTTCTCGATGTCGGAACCGGGCCTCGGCTCGGACGTGTCGGCCATCACCTCGAAGGCGGTGAAGGACGGCGACGAGTACGTCCTCAACGGCCAGAAGATGTGGCTGACGAACGGTGGCACGTCGTCCCTGGTGGCCGTTCTGGTCCGAAGTGACGAAGGACACTCCCCTGAAGAGGCAGCCGCCAAGCCCCACAAGTCGATGACGACCTTCCTGATCGAGAAGGAACCCGGCTTCGGAGAGGTCCGCCCCGGCCTCACCATCCCCGGGAAGATCGACAAGATGGGGTACAAGGGTGTCGACACCACTGAGCTGATCATGGATGGCCTGCGCATTCCCGCCGACCGCGTGCTCGGCGGCGTCACCGGCCGAGGTTTTTACCAAATGATGGACGGGGTCGAGGTCGGCCGGGTCAACGTGGCGGCGCGTGGCTGCGGAGTCGCTCAGCGTGCCTTCGAGCTCGGCGTGCGGTACGCCCAGCAGCGTCACACGTTCGGCAAGCCGATCGCCCAGCACCAGGCCATCCAGTTCAAGCTGGCCGAGATGGCCACCAAGGTCGAGGCCGCCCATGCGATGATGGTGAACGCCGCACGCAAAAAGGATTCTGGCGAACGAAACGACCTTGAGGCCGGTATGGCGAAGTACCTCGCCTCCGAGTACTGCAAGGAGGTCGTGGAGGACGCCTTCCGGATCCACGGCGGCTACGGCTTCTCCAAGGAGTACGAGATCGAGCGCCTCTACCGCGAGGCCCCGATGCTGCTCATCGGTGAAGGTACCGCCGAAATCCAGAAAATGATCATCGGTCGCAGGCTGCTCGAAGAGTATCGGTTCCAGGGCTAG
- a CDS encoding protein meaA, whose protein sequence is MTERQPAEGKREKDRPWLMRTYAGHSTAEASNELYRRNLAKGQTGLSVAFDLPTQTGYDSDHILARGEVGRVGVPIAHLGDMRRLFQDIPLEQMNTSMTINATAMWLLALYQVVAEEQGADITKLQGTTQNDIVKEYLSRGTHVFPPGPSLRLTTDMIAYTVSHIPKWNPINICSYHLQEAGATPVQEIAYAMSTAIAVLDAVRDSGQVPAEKFGDVVARISFFVNAGVRFVEEMCKMRAFGRIWDKVTRERYGIENAKQRRFRYGVQVNSLGLTEAQPENNIQRIVLEMLAVTLSKDARARAVQLPAWNEALGLPRPWDQQWSLRMQQVLAYESDLLEYADIFEGSHVVEAKVAELVEESLTEIDRIQAMGGAMAAVESGYLKSQLVASHAERRARIESGQEKIVGVNIFETTEPNPLTADLDTAIQTVDPAVEARVIGSLQNWRDTRYQPPFNHPRPCKSLEKLKEAAKGTGNLMEATLECARAGATTGEWAGALREVFGEFRAPTGVSSAPVAVPAEEGSAMSEVRRKVDLTAKDLGVGNLRFLVGKPGLDGHSNGAEQIAVRARDAGFEVVYQGIRLTPEQIVDAALAEDVHAVGLSILSGSHAQLVPDVLERLRVAGATDIPVIAGGIIPNGDAEQLRAAGVAAVFTPKDFDITGIIGRIVDEIRKANKLDPLEVPA, encoded by the coding sequence ATGACTGAGCGTCAGCCCGCCGAAGGCAAGCGGGAGAAGGACCGGCCGTGGCTCATGCGCACGTACGCCGGTCACTCCACGGCCGAGGCGTCCAACGAGCTGTACCGGCGCAATCTCGCCAAGGGACAGACCGGCCTGTCGGTCGCGTTCGACCTGCCGACGCAGACCGGCTACGACTCCGACCACATCCTCGCCCGCGGCGAGGTCGGCCGGGTCGGCGTGCCGATCGCGCACCTCGGTGACATGCGCAGGCTGTTCCAGGACATCCCCCTGGAGCAGATGAACACCTCGATGACGATCAACGCCACCGCCATGTGGCTGCTGGCGCTCTACCAGGTCGTCGCCGAGGAGCAGGGTGCGGACATCACCAAGCTCCAGGGCACGACCCAGAACGACATCGTCAAGGAGTACCTGTCGCGGGGGACGCACGTCTTCCCGCCGGGTCCTTCCCTCCGTCTGACGACGGACATGATCGCGTACACGGTCTCCCACATCCCGAAGTGGAACCCGATCAACATCTGCAGCTACCACCTGCAGGAGGCGGGCGCCACACCGGTCCAGGAGATCGCGTACGCGATGTCGACGGCGATCGCGGTCCTGGACGCCGTCCGGGACTCCGGCCAGGTGCCCGCCGAGAAGTTCGGCGACGTCGTCGCGCGTATCTCCTTCTTCGTGAACGCCGGCGTCCGGTTCGTCGAGGAGATGTGCAAGATGCGCGCCTTCGGCCGCATCTGGGACAAGGTCACCCGCGAGCGCTACGGCATCGAGAACGCCAAGCAGCGCCGCTTCCGGTACGGCGTCCAGGTCAACTCCCTCGGACTGACCGAGGCCCAGCCGGAGAACAACATCCAGCGGATCGTGCTGGAGATGCTGGCCGTGACCCTGTCGAAGGACGCACGCGCGCGTGCCGTGCAGCTGCCTGCCTGGAACGAGGCGCTGGGTCTGCCCCGCCCCTGGGACCAGCAGTGGTCCCTGCGCATGCAGCAGGTGCTGGCGTACGAGAGCGACCTGCTGGAGTACGCGGACATCTTCGAGGGCTCACATGTCGTCGAGGCGAAGGTCGCGGAGCTGGTCGAGGAGTCCCTCACCGAGATCGACCGGATCCAGGCGATGGGCGGCGCGATGGCCGCCGTCGAGTCCGGCTACCTCAAGTCGCAGCTCGTCGCCTCGCACGCCGAGCGGCGGGCTCGTATTGAGTCCGGTCAAGAGAAGATCGTGGGCGTCAACATCTTCGAGACGACCGAGCCCAACCCATTGACCGCCGATCTCGATACAGCCATCCAGACGGTTGATCCAGCTGTCGAGGCCCGAGTCATCGGCTCGCTGCAGAACTGGCGGGACACTCGCTACCAGCCGCCCTTCAACCACCCGCGCCCGTGCAAGTCGCTGGAGAAGCTGAAGGAAGCGGCCAAGGGCACCGGCAACCTCATGGAGGCCACCCTGGAATGCGCCCGTGCGGGGGCCACGACCGGTGAGTGGGCCGGGGCCCTGCGCGAGGTGTTCGGGGAGTTCCGCGCGCCGACGGGTGTCTCGTCCGCGCCGGTGGCGGTCCCCGCCGAGGAGGGCTCGGCCATGTCCGAGGTCCGCCGCAAGGTTGATCTGACGGCGAAGGACCTGGGCGTCGGCAACCTCCGCTTCCTGGTGGGCAAGCCGGGCCTGGACGGGCACTCCAACGGCGCCGAGCAGATCGCCGTACGGGCCCGTGACGCCGGCTTCGAGGTGGTCTACCAGGGCATCCGCCTGACGCCCGAGCAGATCGTGGACGCCGCCCTCGCGGAGGACGTGCACGCGGTCGGCCTGTCGATCCTCTCCGGATCCCACGCCCAGCTGGTCCCTGACGTGCTGGAACGGCTTCGTGTGGCCGGTGCCACAGATATACCGGTGATCGCCGGTGGCATCATCCCGAATGGTGACGCCGAGCAGCTCAGGGCCGCCGGCGTGGCCGCCGTCTTCACCCCGAAGGACTTCGACATCACCGGGATCATCGGCCGCATCGTCGACGAGATCCGGAAAGCGAACAAGCTCGACCCCCTGGAGGTCCCCGCATGA
- a CDS encoding CoA ester lyase — MTTPAPVNRLRPRRSCLAVPGSNPRFLEKAQGLPADQVFLDLEDACAPLAKPEARHTIVKFLNEGDWTGKTRVVRVNDWTTEWTYRDVVTVVEGAGQNLDCIMLPKVQTAQQVVALDLLLTQIEKTMGFEVGKIGIEAQIENAQGLNNVNEIATASARVETIIFGPADFMASINMKSLVVGEQPPGYPADAYHYILMKILMAARANNLQAIDGPYLQIRNIDGYREVAGRAAALGFDGKWVLHPGQVEASNEIFSPSQEDYDHAELILDAYDYYTSEAGGKKGSAMLGDEMIDEASRKMALVISGKGRAAGMQRTSKFETPDN, encoded by the coding sequence ATGACCACGCCCGCCCCCGTGAACCGGCTTCGTCCGCGACGCTCCTGCCTCGCGGTCCCCGGGAGCAACCCCCGCTTCCTGGAGAAGGCGCAGGGCCTCCCCGCCGACCAGGTCTTCCTCGACCTGGAGGACGCGTGCGCGCCGCTCGCCAAGCCCGAGGCGCGGCACACCATCGTCAAGTTCCTCAACGAGGGTGACTGGACGGGCAAGACGCGGGTCGTGCGCGTCAACGACTGGACGACCGAGTGGACGTACCGCGATGTCGTCACGGTCGTCGAGGGGGCCGGCCAGAACCTCGACTGCATCATGCTGCCGAAGGTGCAGACCGCCCAGCAGGTCGTCGCCCTCGACCTCCTGCTGACCCAGATCGAGAAGACCATGGGCTTCGAGGTCGGCAAGATCGGCATCGAGGCGCAGATCGAGAACGCCCAGGGCCTCAACAACGTCAACGAGATCGCGACGGCCTCCGCGCGTGTCGAGACGATCATCTTCGGCCCGGCCGACTTCATGGCGTCGATCAACATGAAGTCGCTGGTCGTGGGCGAGCAGCCGCCCGGCTACCCGGCCGACGCCTACCACTACATCCTGATGAAGATCCTGATGGCCGCCCGCGCCAACAACCTCCAGGCGATCGACGGCCCTTACCTCCAGATCCGCAACATCGACGGCTACCGCGAGGTCGCCGGCCGTGCCGCGGCCCTCGGTTTCGACGGCAAGTGGGTGCTGCACCCGGGCCAGGTCGAAGCGTCCAACGAGATCTTCTCGCCCTCGCAGGAGGACTACGACCACGCCGAGCTGATCCTGGACGCGTACGACTACTACACGTCCGAGGCGGGCGGCAAGAAGGGCTCCGCGATGCTCGGCGACGAGATGATCGACGAGGCCAGCCGCAAGATGGCCCTGGTCATCTCCGGCAAGGGGCGCGCCGCCGGCATGCAGCGCACCAGCAAGTTCGAGACCCCCGACAACTGA
- the ccrA gene encoding crotonyl-CoA carboxylase/reductase: protein MKEILDAIQSPDSTPADFAALPLPESYRAITVHKDETEMFAGLETRDKDPRKSIHLDEVALPELGPGEALVAVMASSVNYNSVWTSIFEPLSTFGFLERYGKLSELTKRHDLPYHIIGSDLAGVVLRTGPGVNAWHPGDEVVAHCLSVELESSDGHNDTMLDPEQRIWGFETNFGGLAEVALVKSNQLMPKPDHLSWEEAAAPGLVNSTAYRQLVSRNGAGMKQGDNVLIWGASGGLGSYATQFALAGGATPICVVSSPEKADICRAMGAEAVIDRNAEGYKFWKSEHEQDPREWKRFGKRIRELTGGEDVDIVFEHPGRETFGASVYVTRKGGTIVTCASTSGFNHEYDNRYLWMSLKRIIGSHFANYREAWEANRLIAKGKIHPTLSKVYSLEETGQAAYDVHRNLHQGKVGVLCLAPEEGLGVRDEEMRAKHLDAINRFRNI from the coding sequence GTGAAGGAAATCCTGGACGCGATCCAGTCGCCGGACTCGACGCCGGCCGACTTCGCCGCTCTGCCGCTCCCCGAGTCGTACCGTGCGATCACCGTGCACAAGGACGAGACGGAGATGTTCGCGGGTCTGGAGACCCGCGACAAGGACCCGCGCAAGTCGATCCACCTCGACGAGGTGGCGCTGCCCGAGCTCGGCCCGGGCGAGGCCCTGGTGGCCGTGATGGCCTCCTCGGTCAACTACAACTCGGTCTGGACCTCGATCTTCGAGCCGCTGTCGACCTTCGGATTCCTGGAGCGCTACGGCAAGCTCTCCGAGCTGACCAAGCGCCACGACCTGCCGTACCACATCATCGGCTCCGACCTCGCGGGCGTCGTCCTGCGCACCGGACCGGGTGTGAACGCCTGGCACCCCGGTGACGAGGTCGTCGCGCACTGCCTGAGTGTGGAGCTGGAGAGCTCGGACGGGCACAACGACACGATGCTCGACCCCGAGCAGCGCATCTGGGGCTTCGAGACCAACTTCGGCGGCCTTGCCGAGGTCGCGCTCGTCAAGTCCAACCAGCTGATGCCGAAGCCCGATCACCTCTCGTGGGAGGAGGCGGCGGCCCCCGGGCTCGTCAACTCCACCGCCTACCGCCAGCTGGTCTCCCGCAACGGCGCCGGGATGAAGCAGGGCGACAACGTCCTGATCTGGGGCGCGAGCGGCGGACTCGGCTCGTACGCGACCCAGTTCGCGCTGGCCGGCGGCGCCACGCCGATCTGTGTCGTCTCCAGCCCGGAGAAGGCGGACATCTGCCGGGCGATGGGCGCCGAGGCGGTCATCGACCGCAACGCCGAGGGCTACAAGTTCTGGAAGAGCGAGCACGAGCAGGACCCGCGGGAGTGGAAGCGCTTCGGCAAGCGCATCCGCGAGCTGACCGGCGGCGAGGACGTCGACATCGTCTTCGAGCACCCCGGCCGCGAGACGTTCGGCGCCTCGGTCTACGTCACGCGCAAGGGCGGCACGATCGTCACCTGCGCCTCGACCTCCGGCTTCAACCACGAGTACGACAACCGCTACCTGTGGATGTCCCTGAAGCGGATCATCGGCTCGCACTTCGCCAACTACCGCGAGGCCTGGGAGGCCAACCGGCTCATCGCGAAGGGCAAGATCCACCCGACGCTGTCGAAGGTCTACTCCCTGGAGGAGACCGGGCAGGCCGCCTACGACGTGCACCGCAACCTCCACCAGGGCAAGGTCGGCGTGCTGTGCCTCGCCCCCGAGGAGGGCCTCGGCGTGCGCGACGAGGAGATGCGCGCCAAGCACCTCGACGCCATCAACCGCTTCCGCAACATCTGA
- the pssA gene encoding CDP-diacylglycerol--serine O-phosphatidyltransferase, translating into MPEADEVDEEEEMPLSLRLSIADTLTLGNATCGFMAVYFTTTGILIPHLTGDQETGMARHSAATAVILMLCAAVFDLFDGLVARKLRSSPMGAELDNLSDLISFGLAPAYFVLVYGMVADDAHQRVAAVGAIVVLLAVVLRLARFSCVTVPNGMFQGMPSPFGALTVVSIVLLELPFVATLLAILGTAWLMVSRVEYPKPRGRLAVAMLSWIVVSMGLLAAWAFDAPSGQLLLQTGCALQLVTGAVIPLFATARRVNNFRDNRREARAAQLP; encoded by the coding sequence GTGCCCGAGGCAGACGAGGTGGACGAAGAGGAGGAGATGCCCCTCTCCCTCCGCCTCTCAATAGCGGACACCCTCACCCTCGGCAACGCGACGTGCGGATTCATGGCGGTGTACTTCACCACCACCGGGATCCTGATCCCGCACCTCACGGGCGACCAGGAGACCGGCATGGCCCGCCACAGTGCGGCCACCGCGGTGATCCTGATGCTGTGCGCGGCGGTCTTCGACCTGTTCGACGGCCTGGTGGCACGCAAGCTCCGCTCCTCCCCCATGGGCGCGGAACTGGACAACCTCTCCGACCTGATCAGCTTCGGCCTGGCGCCGGCGTACTTCGTCCTCGTGTACGGCATGGTCGCGGACGACGCGCACCAGAGAGTGGCTGCGGTCGGGGCAATCGTGGTGCTCCTGGCCGTCGTACTGCGTCTGGCGCGCTTCTCGTGCGTGACCGTCCCTAACGGCATGTTCCAGGGCATGCCCTCGCCGTTCGGTGCGCTGACGGTCGTCTCGATCGTCCTGCTGGAGCTGCCCTTCGTGGCGACGCTGCTGGCGATTCTGGGCACCGCCTGGCTGATGGTGAGCCGGGTCGAGTACCCGAAGCCGCGCGGTCGCCTGGCGGTGGCGATGCTGTCCTGGATCGTCGTGTCGATGGGCCTGCTGGCGGCCTGGGCCTTCGACGCTCCCAGCGGCCAGCTGCTCCTTCAGACGGGCTGCGCGCTGCAGCTGGTCACGGGCGCGGTGATCCCCCTGTTCGCCACGGCTCGCCGGGTGAACAACTTCCGCGACAACCGTCGTGAGGCGCGGGCGGCTCAGCTGCCCTGA
- a CDS encoding TetR family transcriptional regulator encodes MQYVRVMSQPARSSRTPATPDAPESAAGSRAAAQRLKMRRELAAAAMELFATKGYEATTVDEIAAAAGVARRTFFRHFRSKEEAIFPDHDDTLIRAEAVLNAAPPHEHPLDTVCRGIKEVMRMYAARPEISVARYKLTREVPTLREAEIASVARYERLFTRYLLGHFDEHAHDDDANDDPLLAEVAASAVVTAHNHVLRRWLRAGGQGDVEAQLDHAFAIVRKTFGTGIGAGRSTAQKPAAAPATVSAHGEVLVTVARTDAPLDEVMRTIEEALKVR; translated from the coding sequence ATGCAGTACGTTCGGGTCATGTCCCAGCCCGCCAGGTCCTCACGTACACCAGCCACGCCCGACGCACCGGAAAGTGCCGCAGGCAGTCGCGCGGCCGCCCAGCGGCTCAAGATGCGCCGCGAGCTGGCGGCCGCGGCGATGGAGCTGTTCGCGACCAAGGGGTACGAGGCGACCACCGTCGACGAGATCGCGGCCGCTGCCGGGGTCGCGCGCCGCACGTTCTTCCGCCACTTCCGCTCCAAGGAAGAGGCGATCTTTCCCGACCACGACGACACCTTGATCCGTGCGGAGGCCGTGCTCAACGCGGCTCCCCCGCACGAGCACCCGCTCGACACGGTGTGCCGCGGCATCAAGGAAGTCATGCGGATGTACGCGGCCAGGCCGGAGATCTCGGTCGCCCGCTACAAGCTGACCCGCGAGGTACCCACCCTGCGCGAGGCGGAGATCGCGTCGGTGGCCCGCTACGAGCGGCTCTTCACCCGCTACCTCCTCGGCCACTTCGACGAGCACGCGCACGACGACGACGCCAACGACGACCCGCTGCTGGCGGAGGTCGCCGCGTCCGCCGTCGTCACGGCCCACAACCACGTCCTGCGGCGCTGGCTGCGGGCCGGCGGGCAAGGCGACGTGGAGGCGCAGCTGGACCACGCCTTCGCCATCGTGCGCAAGACGTTCGGGACGGGCATCGGGGCAGGCCGTTCGACGGCGCAGAAGCCGGCGGCCGCGCCCGCGACGGTGTCCGCTCACGGCGAGGTCCTGGTCACCGTCGCCCGTACCGACGCCCCGCTGGACGAGGTCATGCGGACCATCGAGGAGGCGCTCAAGGTGCGCTGA
- a CDS encoding phosphatidylserine decarboxylase, whose translation MPHSQTSAPRDSLAGVRLARGASPWLLPTVATAALSLVRARRSGAAKAVAVPATALAAGMLWFFRDPEREIAPGLVISPADGVVQSIMPWKDGRTRVAIFMSPLNVHVNRAPLSGTVTSVEHIPGGFVPAFNKESENNERVVWHFDTELGDIEMIQIAGAVARRIVPYIPQGTKVEQGDRIGLIRFGSRVDIYLPEGVEVAVEVGQKTVAGVTRIDRD comes from the coding sequence ATGCCCCACAGCCAAACCTCTGCACCACGCGACAGCCTGGCAGGCGTACGTCTTGCGCGCGGAGCATCGCCGTGGCTTCTCCCGACCGTCGCCACCGCAGCCCTCAGCCTGGTCCGTGCGCGCCGCTCCGGCGCCGCCAAGGCCGTGGCCGTGCCCGCCACCGCGCTCGCGGCAGGCATGCTGTGGTTCTTCCGCGACCCCGAGCGCGAGATCGCCCCGGGTCTGGTCATCTCGCCCGCCGACGGTGTGGTGCAGAGCATCATGCCGTGGAAGGACGGCCGCACCCGCGTCGCGATCTTCATGAGCCCGCTCAACGTCCACGTCAACCGCGCGCCGCTCTCGGGGACGGTGACGTCGGTCGAGCACATTCCCGGCGGGTTCGTTCCGGCGTTCAACAAGGAGAGCGAGAACAACGAGCGCGTAGTCTGGCATTTCGACACCGAACTCGGCGACATCGAAATGATCCAGATCGCCGGCGCCGTGGCCCGTCGCATCGTCCCCTACATTCCGCAGGGCACGAAGGTCGAGCAGGGTGACCGCATCGGGCTGATCCGCTTCGGCTCGCGCGTCGACATCTACCTGCCCGAGGGCGTGGAGGTCGCGGTCGAGGTCGGTCAGAAGACCGTGGCTGGGGTGACTCGCATTGACCGTGATTGA